A single region of the Musa acuminata AAA Group cultivar baxijiao chromosome BXJ1-11, Cavendish_Baxijiao_AAA, whole genome shotgun sequence genome encodes:
- the LOC135584764 gene encoding uncharacterized protein LOC135584764 isoform X3, with product MDRYQKVERPRPESVINENEIRITSQGVVRNYVSYATSLLQEKRGREIVLKAMGQAISKAVAIAEIIKKRFSGLYQDTTISSVSITDVWEPIEEGLVPLEMTRHVSMISVSLSTRELNKNSPGYQAPLQVEQPKRQQRYQQFQQSQQQQQFRPKQTQGQHNEDSYAQGHGRGRGGRGRGWGRGCSGFAGYENNQGGYGNYQGGYGYNQGGYGYNQARYGGYGHDQENGGWNSNWGRGGGRSRGNWNYHGGGYGGGRGGGSGRSGGRGYGRGRGRMGGRGRGNQF from the exons ATGGATAGATACCAGAAGGTCGAGAGGCCGCGGCCGGAATCGGTCATCAACGAGAACGAGATCCGAATCACTAGTCAGGGCGTCGTACGGAACTACGTTAGCTATGCGACGAGCCTTCTCCAG GAAAAACGTGGTAGAGAGATCGTCTTAAAGGCAATGGGACAGGCAATCAGCAAAGCAGTGGCAATTGCTGAGATTATAAAG AAAAGGTTTTCTGGGTTATATCAAGATACTACAATCAGTTCGGTCAGTATCACTGATGTGTGGGAACCTATTGAAGAGGGCCTCGTACC TTTGGAGATGACACGGCATGTGTCAATGATTTCAGTATCTTTGTCAACCAGAGAGCTAAACAAGAATTCCCCTGG ATATCAAGCTCCCTTGCAAGTAGAGCAGCCAAAACGCCAGCAAAGATATCAACAGTTCCAGCAGtctcaacagcagcagcagtttCGACCGAAGCAAACGCAAGGTCAACATAATGAAG ATTCATATGCACAAGGACATGGTAGaggtagaggaggaagaggaaggggttGGGGAAGAGGCTGCAGTGGGTTTGCTGGATATGAGAATAATCAGGGAGGCTATGGCAACTATCAGGGGGGATATGGCTATAACCAAGGTGGATATGGCTATAATCAAGCCAGATATGGTGGATATGGCCATGATCAAG AAAATGGTGGATGGAACTCTAACTGGGGTCGAGGTGGTGGACGTAGTAGAGGCAATTGGAATTATCATG GTGGTGGATATGGAGGGGGAAGAGGAGGTGGTAGCGGAAGGTCTGGTGGCAGAGGTTACGGCCGTGGACGAGGAAGGATGGGTGGCCGTGGCAGAGGGAACCAATTCTAG
- the LOC135584764 gene encoding uncharacterized protein LOC135584764 isoform X4: MLLRALRRGIHLCGTLGERAILSWRIMKSQLGVLLKEKRGREIVLKAMGQAISKAVAIAEIIKKRFSGLYQDTTISSVSITDVWEPIEEGLVPLEMTRHVSMISVSLSTRELNKNSPGYQAPLQVEQPKRQQRYQQFQQSQQQQQFRPKQTQGQHNEDSYAQGHGRGRGGRGRGWGRGCSGFAGYENNQGGYGNYQGGYGYNQGGYGYNQARYGGYGHDQENGGWNSNWGRGGGRSRGNWNYHGGGYGGGRGGGSGRSGGRGYGRGRGRMGGRGRGNQF, from the exons TGAAAGAGCAATTTTAAGTTGGAGGATTATGAAATCTCAGCTTGGAGTCTTGTTGAAG GAAAAACGTGGTAGAGAGATCGTCTTAAAGGCAATGGGACAGGCAATCAGCAAAGCAGTGGCAATTGCTGAGATTATAAAG AAAAGGTTTTCTGGGTTATATCAAGATACTACAATCAGTTCGGTCAGTATCACTGATGTGTGGGAACCTATTGAAGAGGGCCTCGTACC TTTGGAGATGACACGGCATGTGTCAATGATTTCAGTATCTTTGTCAACCAGAGAGCTAAACAAGAATTCCCCTGG ATATCAAGCTCCCTTGCAAGTAGAGCAGCCAAAACGCCAGCAAAGATATCAACAGTTCCAGCAGtctcaacagcagcagcagtttCGACCGAAGCAAACGCAAGGTCAACATAATGAAG ATTCATATGCACAAGGACATGGTAGaggtagaggaggaagaggaaggggttGGGGAAGAGGCTGCAGTGGGTTTGCTGGATATGAGAATAATCAGGGAGGCTATGGCAACTATCAGGGGGGATATGGCTATAACCAAGGTGGATATGGCTATAATCAAGCCAGATATGGTGGATATGGCCATGATCAAG AAAATGGTGGATGGAACTCTAACTGGGGTCGAGGTGGTGGACGTAGTAGAGGCAATTGGAATTATCATG GTGGTGGATATGGAGGGGGAAGAGGAGGTGGTAGCGGAAGGTCTGGTGGCAGAGGTTACGGCCGTGGACGAGGAAGGATGGGTGGCCGTGGCAGAGGGAACCAATTCTAG
- the LOC135584764 gene encoding glycine-rich cell wall structural protein 2-like isoform X6, translating to MGQAISKAVAIAEIIKKRFSGLYQDTTISSVSITDVWEPIEEGLVPLEMTRHVSMISVSLSTRELNKNSPGYQAPLQVEQPKRQQRYQQFQQSQQQQQFRPKQTQGQHNEDSYAQGHGRGRGGRGRGWGRGCSGFAGYENNQGGYGNYQGGYGYNQGGYGYNQARYGGYGHDQENGGWNSNWGRGGGRSRGNWNYHGGGYGGGRGGGSGRSGGRGYGRGRGRMGGRGRGNQF from the exons ATGGGACAGGCAATCAGCAAAGCAGTGGCAATTGCTGAGATTATAAAG AAAAGGTTTTCTGGGTTATATCAAGATACTACAATCAGTTCGGTCAGTATCACTGATGTGTGGGAACCTATTGAAGAGGGCCTCGTACC TTTGGAGATGACACGGCATGTGTCAATGATTTCAGTATCTTTGTCAACCAGAGAGCTAAACAAGAATTCCCCTGG ATATCAAGCTCCCTTGCAAGTAGAGCAGCCAAAACGCCAGCAAAGATATCAACAGTTCCAGCAGtctcaacagcagcagcagtttCGACCGAAGCAAACGCAAGGTCAACATAATGAAG ATTCATATGCACAAGGACATGGTAGaggtagaggaggaagaggaaggggttGGGGAAGAGGCTGCAGTGGGTTTGCTGGATATGAGAATAATCAGGGAGGCTATGGCAACTATCAGGGGGGATATGGCTATAACCAAGGTGGATATGGCTATAATCAAGCCAGATATGGTGGATATGGCCATGATCAAG AAAATGGTGGATGGAACTCTAACTGGGGTCGAGGTGGTGGACGTAGTAGAGGCAATTGGAATTATCATG GTGGTGGATATGGAGGGGGAAGAGGAGGTGGTAGCGGAAGGTCTGGTGGCAGAGGTTACGGCCGTGGACGAGGAAGGATGGGTGGCCGTGGCAGAGGGAACCAATTCTAG
- the LOC135584764 gene encoding uncharacterized protein LOC135584764 isoform X5: MKSQLGVLLKEKRGREIVLKAMGQAISKAVAIAEIIKKRFSGLYQDTTISSVSITDVWEPIEEGLVPLEMTRHVSMISVSLSTRELNKNSPGYQAPLQVEQPKRQQRYQQFQQSQQQQQFRPKQTQGQHNEDSYAQGHGRGRGGRGRGWGRGCSGFAGYENNQGGYGNYQGGYGYNQGGYGYNQARYGGYGHDQENGGWNSNWGRGGGRSRGNWNYHGGGYGGGRGGGSGRSGGRGYGRGRGRMGGRGRGNQF, encoded by the exons ATGAAATCTCAGCTTGGAGTCTTGTTGAAG GAAAAACGTGGTAGAGAGATCGTCTTAAAGGCAATGGGACAGGCAATCAGCAAAGCAGTGGCAATTGCTGAGATTATAAAG AAAAGGTTTTCTGGGTTATATCAAGATACTACAATCAGTTCGGTCAGTATCACTGATGTGTGGGAACCTATTGAAGAGGGCCTCGTACC TTTGGAGATGACACGGCATGTGTCAATGATTTCAGTATCTTTGTCAACCAGAGAGCTAAACAAGAATTCCCCTGG ATATCAAGCTCCCTTGCAAGTAGAGCAGCCAAAACGCCAGCAAAGATATCAACAGTTCCAGCAGtctcaacagcagcagcagtttCGACCGAAGCAAACGCAAGGTCAACATAATGAAG ATTCATATGCACAAGGACATGGTAGaggtagaggaggaagaggaaggggttGGGGAAGAGGCTGCAGTGGGTTTGCTGGATATGAGAATAATCAGGGAGGCTATGGCAACTATCAGGGGGGATATGGCTATAACCAAGGTGGATATGGCTATAATCAAGCCAGATATGGTGGATATGGCCATGATCAAG AAAATGGTGGATGGAACTCTAACTGGGGTCGAGGTGGTGGACGTAGTAGAGGCAATTGGAATTATCATG GTGGTGGATATGGAGGGGGAAGAGGAGGTGGTAGCGGAAGGTCTGGTGGCAGAGGTTACGGCCGTGGACGAGGAAGGATGGGTGGCCGTGGCAGAGGGAACCAATTCTAG